In Acidobacteriota bacterium, a genomic segment contains:
- a CDS encoding polysaccharide deacetylase family protein: MNGSGSRPERSRRRWRPSPFLQASALLHLGALAATLWKPGLARWAAGAVVADHAIAIAAGLWPRSRLLGPNLRRLPPVTGAVALTFDDGPDPQVTPRVLDLLDDAGFRATFFVIGRRAQRHPDLVREIHRRGHRLGNHTYRHSNAFSLFGPRRIGDEIDRTQQLITQLTGEAPTHFRAPAGLRGPWLEPLLHRRSLQLVSWTRRPFDTTTSSPERVLARLLRDLAAGDILLLHDGRPNGRPQPLPILEVLPPLLAELERRGLRSVALPTCPATGRTVD, encoded by the coding sequence ATGAACGGCAGCGGGAGCCGGCCGGAACGATCCCGCCGGCGCTGGCGGCCGAGCCCCTTTCTGCAGGCCAGCGCCCTGCTTCACCTCGGCGCCCTCGCCGCCACCCTCTGGAAACCGGGCCTGGCGCGCTGGGCAGCCGGCGCCGTGGTCGCCGACCACGCCATCGCCATCGCCGCCGGCCTGTGGCCCCGGAGCCGCCTGCTGGGCCCCAATCTGCGCCGCTTGCCCCCGGTCACCGGAGCCGTCGCCCTGACCTTCGACGACGGACCCGACCCGCAGGTCACGCCGCGGGTGCTCGACCTGCTCGACGACGCCGGCTTTCGGGCGACCTTCTTCGTCATCGGCCGTCGCGCCCAGCGACATCCGGATCTGGTGCGCGAGATCCATCGCCGCGGCCACCGGCTGGGCAACCACACCTACCGGCACTCGAACGCCTTTTCCCTCTTCGGGCCGCGCCGCATCGGCGACGAGATCGATCGGACTCAGCAGCTGATCACGCAGCTCACCGGCGAGGCGCCGACACACTTTCGCGCCCCCGCCGGCCTGCGCGGTCCCTGGCTCGAGCCACTGCTACACCGCCGCTCCCTGCAGCTCGTGAGCTGGACCCGGCGCCCCTTCGACACCACGACGTCGAGTCCCGAGCGGGTGCTCGCCCGGCTGCTCCGGGATCTCGCCGCCGGCGACATCCTGCTGCTCCACGATGGTCGCCCCAACGGACGCCCGCAGCCCCTCCCGATTCTCGAGGTTCTTCCCCCGCTTCTCGCCGAGCTCGAGCGGCGAGGGCTGCGGTCGGTCGCCCTGCCAACTTGCCCGGCGACCGGGCGGACGGTAGATTAG
- a CDS encoding NAD(P)/FAD-dependent oxidoreductase — translation MTESSPQTTDYDVVVIGGAFAGGAFSGLLRRLHPTARVLVVESQERFGRKVGEATVEVSAFFLHRVLGLYDVLSREHLPKHGLRYWFSDRTDRPLGEMAEVGSARLPLLPTFQLDRSKLDETILEHAAEGGAEILRPARVKAVEHGWPVSTIVVDSAAGERTVTARWVVDASGRHQFIARRQRLRQRVEEHPTAAVWGRWRGVADFDGLAARGSDPRQPQLPELSTARRLATNHFCGYGWWCWTIPLGGGETSVGLVYNKELFTLAGDGDLRQRYESFVRQQAGLRELLAEGEICEDDFHSYSHLPYATSRYIDRGWALVGDAASFMDPYYSPGLDHAAISVYATARLIEDDLAGRLAGEALGERVEAHNANFLRSYDRWLSALYLGKYELMGDAELTGAAFLLDTALYYMGVVSPIHDDVEALANPLFGLPIPQATVAYRILAGYNRRLVRLARFRRRIGTYGKRNVGWRLYAKTPGLKLGALGMLRQGLGLWWRAEAQYLFYRLRRGGLDLSAPVPHQATS, via the coding sequence GTGACCGAATCCTCGCCACAGACCACCGACTACGACGTCGTCGTCATCGGCGGCGCCTTCGCCGGTGGCGCCTTCAGCGGCCTGTTGCGGCGCCTCCACCCCACGGCCCGGGTGCTGGTGGTGGAGTCCCAGGAGCGCTTCGGACGCAAGGTCGGCGAGGCCACCGTCGAGGTCTCGGCCTTCTTCCTCCACCGCGTTCTCGGCCTCTACGACGTGCTCTCGCGGGAGCACCTGCCGAAGCACGGCCTGCGCTACTGGTTCAGCGATCGCACCGATCGGCCGCTGGGCGAGATGGCGGAGGTCGGCTCTGCCCGCTTGCCGCTGCTGCCGACGTTCCAGCTCGACCGCTCGAAGCTCGACGAGACCATCCTCGAGCACGCCGCCGAAGGCGGTGCGGAGATCCTGCGCCCGGCCCGCGTCAAGGCCGTCGAGCACGGCTGGCCGGTCTCGACCATCGTCGTTGACAGTGCCGCCGGAGAACGCACCGTCACCGCCCGCTGGGTGGTCGATGCTTCCGGCCGTCATCAGTTCATCGCTCGCCGGCAGCGCCTGCGGCAGCGCGTCGAGGAGCATCCGACGGCCGCCGTCTGGGGCCGCTGGCGAGGCGTCGCCGATTTCGATGGCCTGGCGGCCCGCGGCAGCGATCCCCGGCAACCCCAGCTACCGGAGCTGTCGACCGCCCGCCGGCTGGCTACCAACCACTTCTGCGGCTACGGCTGGTGGTGCTGGACGATCCCCCTCGGCGGCGGCGAGACCAGTGTCGGTCTGGTCTACAACAAAGAGCTCTTCACCCTCGCCGGCGACGGTGATCTGCGACAGCGCTATGAGTCATTCGTGCGCCAGCAGGCCGGTCTGCGGGAGCTGCTGGCGGAAGGCGAGATCTGCGAGGACGATTTCCACTCCTACAGCCATCTCCCCTACGCCACCAGCCGCTACATCGACCGCGGCTGGGCCCTGGTCGGTGACGCCGCCTCCTTCATGGATCCGTATTACAGCCCCGGCCTCGATCATGCCGCCATCTCGGTCTACGCCACCGCGCGGCTGATCGAAGACGACCTCGCGGGACGACTCGCGGGCGAGGCCCTGGGCGAGCGCGTGGAGGCCCACAACGCCAACTTCCTGCGCTCCTACGACCGCTGGCTGTCGGCCCTCTACCTCGGCAAGTACGAGCTGATGGGGGACGCCGAGCTCACCGGCGCCGCCTTCCTGCTCGACACGGCGCTCTACTACATGGGTGTCGTGAGCCCGATTCACGACGATGTCGAGGCTCTCGCCAACCCCCTGTTCGGTCTCCCGATTCCGCAGGCCACGGTGGCCTACCGCATCCTCGCCGGCTACAACCGACGGCTGGTGCGGCTGGCGCGCTTCCGGCGCCGCATCGGGACCTACGGCAAGCGCAACGTCGGCTGGCGGCTCTACGCCAAGACCCCGGGCCTCAAGCTCGGAGCCCTCGGCATGCTGCGCCAAGGTCTGGGCCTCTGGTGGCGCGCCGAAGCCCAGTACCTGTTCTACCGCCTGCGCCGCGGCGGCCTCGACCTCTCGGCCCCGGTCCCACACCAAGCCACCTCCTGA
- a CDS encoding DUF2062 domain-containing protein, whose protein sequence is MSSRSRRRRRFGRALAEMHFQLRTEGGSAPNKGASVALGVFIGCLPLYGLHLALCFGVARLLRLSRLRTYLAAHINNPLSGPFLVSLELALGHRLIEGSWPDLRPAQIPSLGAIGSHLAVGSLALGLVLAVVLGAIAFVIARRWRSPGFTDELRERTSRLYLGAGIFDWEFVRGKLRWDPLYFALLRRGILPRSGRLLDLGSGRGIVSALLRTAREMAAEGRYPSDWSPPPVVEVVAFERNPKALAAARQALGEEHAGAAVDLTAAKFPPTEGALLFDVLHYLPADGQRRLVASVAAALAPAGLLILREADADGGLRFLCTRIAERLAALARGHWRQRFHYRSADGWRQLLTGAGLDCLADHPMATGTPYSNILLVARRPPTVAG, encoded by the coding sequence TTGTCGAGCCGCTCCCGGCGCCGGCGGCGCTTCGGTCGCGCCCTGGCGGAGATGCACTTTCAGCTCCGCACCGAGGGCGGCAGCGCACCGAACAAAGGAGCATCCGTTGCCCTCGGCGTCTTCATCGGCTGCCTGCCCCTCTATGGCCTGCACCTCGCCCTGTGTTTCGGAGTCGCCCGGCTCCTGCGCCTGAGTCGCCTGCGCACCTACCTCGCCGCTCACATCAACAACCCCCTTTCGGGCCCCTTCCTGGTCTCCCTCGAGCTCGCCCTCGGCCACCGCTTGATCGAGGGCAGCTGGCCAGACCTGCGCCCGGCCCAGATTCCCAGCCTCGGCGCCATCGGCAGCCATCTCGCCGTCGGCAGTCTGGCACTCGGTCTGGTTCTGGCAGTCGTTCTCGGAGCGATCGCCTTCGTGATCGCCCGCCGCTGGCGCTCGCCAGGGTTCACCGACGAGCTGCGGGAACGGACCTCACGGCTCTACCTGGGAGCCGGCATCTTCGACTGGGAGTTCGTGCGCGGCAAGCTGCGCTGGGATCCCCTCTACTTCGCCCTGCTGCGCCGCGGGATCTTGCCCCGCAGCGGCCGTCTGCTCGATCTCGGCAGCGGACGCGGCATCGTCTCGGCCTTGCTGCGAACCGCCCGGGAGATGGCCGCCGAGGGCCGCTACCCGAGCGACTGGTCGCCGCCGCCGGTGGTCGAAGTGGTGGCCTTCGAGCGCAACCCGAAGGCCCTCGCCGCCGCCCGTCAAGCTCTCGGCGAAGAGCACGCCGGAGCGGCCGTCGATCTCACCGCAGCGAAGTTTCCGCCGACCGAAGGAGCCCTGCTGTTCGATGTCCTCCACTATCTGCCGGCGGACGGCCAACGCCGGCTGGTCGCGAGTGTCGCCGCGGCCCTCGCTCCCGCCGGCCTGCTCATTTTGCGCGAGGCCGACGCCGACGGCGGGCTGCGTTTCCTGTGCACTCGCATCGCCGAGCGCCTCGCCGCGTTGGCTCGCGGTCACTGGCGTCAACGCTTCCACTACCGCTCCGCCGACGGCTGGCGTCAGCTACTCACCGGCGCCGGCCTCGACTGCCTCGCCGATCATCCAATGGCCACCGGCACTCCCTACTCGAATATCCTGCTGGTCGCCCGCCGGCCGCCGACCGTCGCTGGCTGA
- a CDS encoding helix-turn-helix transcriptional regulator: protein MRFGDLLKRAREAREWTQPEAAGRIGIEQSYLSKLETGRSYPSEEVFERLLATYELDVAELGREVSSEELAKLREIRQVRSAVLGSHRRRRSRSRAWMVAALVCLMGGAACLGVSLVGDRDQRLFHYRSSGVLQPGEELSTFDLLERPKRPAEDTEVRRALMLRLDPVDLVLKDYRGADFIENVEGGRRFYQLYADREVQSFLDWFRVPALLLLAGSVGCFVIAFRWQ, encoded by the coding sequence ATGAGATTCGGTGACTTGCTGAAGCGGGCACGGGAAGCGCGAGAGTGGACCCAACCGGAGGCCGCCGGCCGGATCGGCATCGAGCAGTCCTACCTTTCGAAGCTGGAGACGGGACGTTCCTATCCCTCGGAGGAGGTCTTCGAACGCTTGCTCGCGACCTACGAGCTGGACGTGGCGGAGCTCGGCCGTGAGGTGAGCTCGGAGGAGCTCGCGAAGCTGCGCGAGATCCGCCAGGTGCGGTCGGCGGTTCTCGGGAGCCACCGCCGTCGGCGCTCGCGTTCGCGGGCCTGGATGGTGGCGGCGCTGGTCTGCTTGATGGGCGGGGCGGCTTGCCTCGGCGTTTCGCTGGTGGGGGATCGCGATCAGCGCCTCTTCCATTACCGCAGCAGTGGCGTCCTGCAGCCGGGCGAGGAGCTCAGTACCTTCGACCTGCTCGAGCGGCCGAAAAGACCAGCGGAGGATACCGAGGTGAGGCGCGCCCTGATGCTCCGTCTCGATCCCGTCGATCTCGTCCTGAAGGACTACCGGGGCGCCGATTTCATCGAGAACGTCGAGGGCGGCCGCCGCTTCTACCAGCTCTATGCCGATCGCGAGGTCCAGTCCTTTCTCGATTGGTTTCGAGTCCCGGCCTTGCTGCTCTTGGCCGGAAGCGTCGGCTGCTTCGTGATCGCCTTCCGGTGGCAGTGA
- a CDS encoding sulfatase, with amino-acid sequence MAPGDRRRSRRARGGLPGWASPWRPLLLVLALTLAACAPPPPRGNVILITIDTLRADHLSAYGYGLATSPRLAALAEQGLLFENAFSASSCTAPSHASLFTGRLPSFHTVGAFNSKFVLEPEEVTLAELLQDRGIATAAVVSNPVLARRLGLDQGFASYDDQMSGRERNREVVEQGVDEALAKARAVLAELDEPFFFWLHLQDPHGPYDPPPAAPELATRPIEPPELPVGEDHSGFGALPRYQVLGDERRTSEYVRRYDREIAYLDRRLGDWLDELRGTPGGARTRLMVTSDHGEALGEDGFFFAHGHSVGLDQVQVPLIMVGEGLPAGRRIAEPVSNVGLFASVLDFFDIAAPEGAPPPPERQPEVPVFVESLGQVGVAWQGSFLRRDRLPADHSAWQEPNPTTGGFWKPLGRESLSLGGLPVAAPSADDLLTAFLRRARAGMKDAAERRHTELPQDPEEIRRLRALGYAN; translated from the coding sequence ATGGCACCTGGCGATCGGCGGCGATCCCGCAGGGCCCGCGGTGGATTGCCGGGTTGGGCTTCGCCTTGGCGACCGTTGCTGCTCGTCTTGGCGTTGACGCTCGCCGCCTGTGCACCGCCGCCTCCCCGCGGCAACGTCATCCTGATCACCATCGACACATTGCGTGCCGACCACCTGTCGGCCTACGGTTATGGCCTGGCGACCTCGCCCCGCCTCGCCGCCCTGGCCGAGCAAGGTTTGCTGTTCGAAAACGCCTTCTCGGCCTCGTCCTGCACGGCGCCGTCCCACGCCTCGCTGTTCACCGGCAGGCTGCCGAGCTTCCATACGGTGGGAGCCTTCAACAGCAAGTTCGTGCTCGAGCCGGAGGAGGTGACCCTGGCGGAGCTGCTGCAGGATCGCGGCATCGCCACCGCGGCGGTGGTGAGCAATCCGGTGCTTGCCCGCCGGCTCGGCCTCGACCAAGGGTTCGCCTCCTACGATGACCAGATGAGCGGCCGAGAGCGCAATCGCGAGGTGGTCGAGCAAGGGGTCGACGAGGCGCTGGCGAAGGCTCGAGCGGTGCTCGCCGAGCTCGACGAACCGTTCTTCTTCTGGCTCCACCTGCAGGACCCTCACGGTCCCTACGACCCGCCGCCGGCGGCTCCCGAGCTCGCCACGCGGCCGATCGAGCCGCCGGAGCTGCCGGTCGGGGAGGACCACTCCGGCTTCGGGGCCTTGCCGCGCTATCAGGTGTTGGGGGACGAGCGGCGCACCAGCGAGTACGTGCGGCGCTACGATCGTGAGATCGCCTATCTCGATCGCCGCCTCGGAGACTGGCTCGACGAGCTTCGCGGCACACCCGGTGGGGCGCGAACTCGTCTGATGGTGACGTCGGACCACGGCGAGGCCCTGGGGGAGGACGGTTTCTTCTTCGCCCACGGCCATTCGGTGGGTCTCGACCAGGTCCAGGTGCCCCTGATCATGGTCGGAGAGGGCCTGCCGGCCGGCCGGCGCATCGCCGAACCGGTCTCGAACGTCGGCCTGTTCGCGTCGGTTCTCGACTTTTTCGACATCGCGGCTCCGGAGGGCGCTCCGCCGCCGCCGGAACGGCAGCCCGAGGTCCCGGTGTTCGTCGAGAGCCTGGGACAGGTCGGCGTCGCCTGGCAAGGCAGCTTCCTGCGCCGCGACCGCTTGCCTGCGGATCACTCCGCCTGGCAGGAGCCGAATCCGACCACCGGAGGCTTCTGGAAACCCTTGGGCAGGGAGAGCCTGTCCTTGGGCGGCTTGCCGGTGGCGGCGCCTTCGGCCGACGACTTGTTGACCGCCTTCCTGCGTCGAGCCCGGGCCGGCATGAAGGATGCGGCCGAACGGCGCCACACCGAGTTGCCCCAAGACCCGGAAGAGATCCGTCGCTTGCGGGCCCTCGGCTACGCCAACTGA
- a CDS encoding sulfatase-like hydrolase/transferase has product MPEARRGALRRGNLCRLAGGIVSASLLALLVTACGPGAVGLDEQPDVLLITVDTLRPDALGWVAGQNETPVLDRLAAEGFRFPAAVAPVPLTLPSHLSMFTGLYPRRHGVRDNGQVFAGGAETLAERLQGLGYRTAGFVSGYPLRALFGADRGFDHYDDRLPVGEEGWVERPAPQTVDAALDWVRGVESPWFLWLHFYDPHDPYDPPPELVKEGPRGRYHGEVALVDRAIGRLLAELPEGDRLTVFAADHGESLGQHREQTHGFFIYDATMLVPMVFHGPSRVAAGESQAPARLVDVAPTLLDLLGLAAFEDSDGVSLRATLEGREQEIPPAYLESRQPWITYGWAPLAAVRTADWKLVWAPRPELYQLTEDPAEANDRSAEDESVLRRMRAIQREIEGRAVVGSSAAADGEALAALRALGYLGSGGSDDEPPPGLDDPKDRNRERNQLIAAEVALRRADFAAARAIFEDVLEGDPDNRFAVLRSGIAALKAGDPAAAVPFLERAVRLDPDQPEARYALADSLTRLGELERAEEQWMETIRLQPRRVAAWANLGTTIGRRGDLERAIGAFRRAAELDPGNGRLWSNLAAAEQGVGRPAAALEHLLKAAEVWEGEFPQRAGLGVMLYDAGRKAEARRWLMAARPGDTGFVQARLRLAITALEEGDAAAAAAFVSEAEAVAPGLRQRLRTDRRFAALFAS; this is encoded by the coding sequence ATGCCGGAAGCCCGCCGAGGGGCGCTGCGGCGGGGCAACCTCTGTCGCCTCGCCGGTGGCATCGTCAGCGCCTCGCTGCTGGCCCTGCTCGTCACCGCCTGTGGGCCGGGTGCCGTGGGGCTGGACGAGCAGCCCGACGTTCTCTTGATCACCGTCGACACGCTGCGTCCGGACGCCCTCGGCTGGGTTGCCGGGCAGAACGAGACGCCGGTCCTCGACCGCCTGGCCGCGGAAGGTTTTCGCTTCCCGGCGGCGGTGGCGCCGGTGCCGCTGACGCTGCCGTCTCATCTCTCCATGTTCACCGGTCTCTATCCTCGCCGCCACGGGGTGCGCGACAACGGTCAGGTCTTCGCCGGCGGCGCCGAAACTCTGGCGGAGCGTCTCCAGGGGCTCGGTTACCGCACCGCGGGCTTCGTCAGTGGCTACCCACTGCGCGCCCTCTTCGGGGCCGACCGGGGTTTCGACCATTACGACGACCGCCTGCCGGTGGGGGAGGAAGGCTGGGTCGAGCGGCCGGCGCCGCAGACCGTCGATGCGGCCCTCGATTGGGTCCGGGGCGTCGAGTCACCGTGGTTTCTGTGGCTCCACTTTTATGACCCCCACGACCCCTATGACCCGCCTCCGGAGCTGGTCAAGGAAGGCCCTCGCGGGCGCTATCACGGCGAGGTGGCATTGGTCGATCGAGCCATCGGTCGCCTGCTCGCCGAGCTGCCCGAAGGCGACCGGCTGACGGTCTTCGCCGCCGACCACGGCGAGAGCCTGGGGCAGCACCGTGAGCAGACCCACGGCTTCTTCATCTACGACGCCACCATGCTGGTGCCGATGGTGTTTCACGGTCCCAGCCGGGTGGCGGCTGGCGAAAGCCAGGCTCCGGCTCGCCTGGTGGACGTCGCTCCGACCCTGCTCGATCTGCTCGGCCTCGCCGCCTTCGAGGACAGCGACGGAGTCAGCCTGCGGGCGACCCTGGAGGGCCGCGAGCAGGAGATTCCGCCGGCCTACCTCGAGAGTCGTCAACCCTGGATCACCTATGGATGGGCGCCCCTCGCCGCCGTGCGGACCGCCGATTGGAAGCTGGTTTGGGCGCCGCGTCCGGAGCTCTACCAGCTCACCGAGGATCCTGCGGAAGCCAACGATCGCAGCGCTGAGGACGAGTCGGTTTTGCGTCGCATGCGGGCGATCCAGCGGGAGATCGAAGGCCGCGCGGTGGTCGGTTCCTCGGCCGCCGCCGACGGCGAGGCCCTCGCCGCGCTGCGGGCCCTGGGCTATCTGGGAAGTGGCGGCAGCGACGACGAGCCGCCCCCGGGCCTCGACGATCCCAAGGACCGCAACCGCGAGCGCAACCAGTTGATCGCCGCCGAGGTGGCCCTGCGCCGGGCCGACTTCGCCGCCGCCCGCGCCATCTTCGAGGATGTTCTGGAGGGCGATCCGGACAACCGGTTCGCCGTCCTGCGCAGCGGCATCGCCGCCCTCAAGGCGGGCGATCCGGCGGCCGCCGTGCCCTTCCTCGAACGGGCGGTGCGGCTCGATCCGGACCAGCCGGAAGCGCGCTATGCGCTGGCCGATTCCCTGACCCGCCTCGGCGAGCTCGAGCGCGCCGAAGAGCAGTGGATGGAGACCATCCGGCTGCAGCCGCGGCGGGTGGCGGCCTGGGCCAATTTGGGGACCACCATCGGACGCCGGGGCGATCTCGAACGGGCCATCGGGGCGTTTCGTCGCGCCGCCGAGCTCGATCCCGGCAACGGCCGCTTGTGGAGTAATTTGGCGGCGGCCGAGCAGGGGGTCGGCCGGCCGGCCGCCGCCCTCGAGCATCTGCTGAAGGCGGCGGAGGTCTGGGAGGGCGAGTTCCCGCAGCGGGCGGGTCTCGGCGTCATGCTCTACGATGCGGGCCGCAAGGCCGAGGCCCGGCGCTGGCTGATGGCGGCCCGGCCCGGTGACACGGGATTCGTGCAGGCTCGACTGCGGCTCGCCATCACCGCCCTCGAAGAGGGCGATGCGGCGGCGGCGGCGGCCTTCGTCTCGGAGGCCGAGGCGGTGGCGCCTGGGCTGCGACAGCGACTGCGCACCGATCGCCGCTTCGCCGCGCTGTTCGCTTCATGA
- a CDS encoding DUF1573 domain-containing protein, which yields MARWLISTTLFALLWVPAASAQLQFDERVANLGEVFQFQDVEHVFGFVNRSAEAVTIKETEAILRTGSVTAVPEQVAPGERGEIRVRQPVGDRLGQTAFRFAVRTDDGATPEIKLLLEGFVHSAYWPEAGRVVFGDVLRQQGAVREFVLTSREADDLGSIAVAQGPEFVEIRELGPTAGGQGRRLSVRLTPEVPLGFVAGKIELRTGVAAQSSYLLEYRATVYGDIVPSENPANLGLLRIGEPMTKEIVFRAQNGGEVELERIEPATVRGLQTKVSECPGEESCQRLELTWEPPQVGELRGTLDLYFAGQQEPMPLTYSGIVASKTAVVHDIGALTDQPIRIEGRKHLKPSAKLPKKPPESSAPPGPAPTVPTPTAAPADAPAESAEASARLAWSVRKQDHIFGYFVYRSLDPEGPFRRVSDEMVKALPGPGNVGRYEFVDREVEAGQTYYYFIDLVTRSGLKERLSGVLSKTVGG from the coding sequence ATGGCACGTTGGCTCATCTCGACCACCCTTTTCGCCCTGCTCTGGGTTCCCGCGGCCTCCGCTCAGCTCCAGTTCGACGAGCGGGTCGCCAACCTCGGCGAGGTCTTTCAGTTCCAGGACGTCGAACACGTCTTCGGCTTCGTCAATCGCTCGGCCGAGGCGGTGACGATCAAGGAGACGGAGGCGATCCTTCGAACCGGCAGCGTCACGGCGGTTCCCGAGCAGGTGGCGCCTGGCGAGAGGGGAGAGATCCGGGTGCGCCAACCGGTGGGAGATCGCCTCGGCCAAACCGCCTTTCGTTTCGCCGTTCGCACCGATGACGGGGCGACTCCCGAGATCAAGCTGTTGCTCGAGGGCTTCGTGCACTCGGCCTACTGGCCGGAAGCCGGGCGCGTGGTTTTCGGCGATGTGCTGCGTCAACAGGGCGCTGTCCGGGAGTTCGTCCTCACCAGTCGCGAGGCCGACGATCTCGGCTCGATTGCGGTGGCCCAGGGCCCCGAGTTCGTCGAGATTCGCGAGCTCGGCCCGACGGCCGGAGGCCAGGGTCGGCGACTGTCGGTGCGCTTGACTCCGGAGGTGCCGCTCGGCTTTGTCGCCGGCAAGATCGAGCTGCGGACCGGGGTCGCGGCGCAGTCGAGCTATCTCTTGGAGTATCGCGCGACGGTCTACGGGGACATCGTGCCGAGTGAGAATCCCGCCAACCTCGGATTGCTCCGCATCGGCGAGCCGATGACCAAGGAGATCGTTTTTCGAGCTCAGAACGGCGGCGAGGTCGAGCTCGAACGGATCGAGCCCGCGACCGTTCGCGGCCTGCAGACGAAGGTCTCCGAGTGTCCTGGAGAGGAATCCTGCCAGCGCCTGGAGCTGACCTGGGAGCCACCCCAAGTCGGTGAGCTGCGGGGCACCCTCGACCTTTACTTCGCGGGTCAACAAGAGCCGATGCCGCTGACCTATTCGGGGATCGTCGCGAGCAAGACGGCGGTGGTGCACGACATTGGAGCGCTCACCGATCAACCGATTCGAATCGAGGGGCGCAAGCATCTGAAACCCTCGGCCAAGCTGCCGAAGAAGCCCCCGGAGAGCAGCGCGCCACCTGGACCCGCTCCGACGGTGCCGACACCGACGGCGGCCCCAGCGGATGCCCCAGCGGAATCCGCCGAAGCGAGCGCTCGCTTGGCCTGGTCGGTGCGCAAGCAGGATCACATCTTCGGCTACTTCGTCTATCGCTCGCTGGACCCCGAAGGGCCGTTCCGGCGGGTGAGCGACGAGATGGTGAAGGCCCTGCCGGGACCCGGCAACGTCGGCCGCTACGAGTTCGTCGACCGCGAGGTCGAAGCCGGGCAGACCTACTACTACTTCATCGACTTGGTCACCCGTAGCGGGCTCAAGGAGCGGCTCTCCGGCGTCTTGTCGAAGACCGTCGGGGGGTGA